From one Rhodamnia argentea isolate NSW1041297 chromosome 1, ASM2092103v1, whole genome shotgun sequence genomic stretch:
- the LOC115747817 gene encoding uncharacterized protein LOC115747817 isoform X1, whose product MLLGKFLLQEYYCRKSGQIPAFGDWDHANELPITQYFECARQPGLLRFSSSSGESDRARKSGDLYAVAAADEHKFSRSMAPHRKARTREKRNVQLKEQRKTGRVVCEMKEPPRKQHLLSQSQLNAHSHHHHHLELPMKLKPSKPKAVDEDLYKIPPHLLHTTKRKKVLGFFSRCLVPACTA is encoded by the exons ATGTTGTTGGGTAAATTTCTTTTACAGGAGTATTACTGTAGGAAGAGCGGGCAGATACCAGCATTTGGTGACTGGGACCATGCAAACGAGCTACCAATAACTCAGTACTTTGAGTGTGCAAGGCAACCTGGCTTGCTCCGATTCAGCTCTTCTTCCGGAGAATCTGATCGCGCTCGTAAGAGCGGGGACTTGTATGCGGTCGCTGCTGCTGATGAGCACAAGTTCTCTCGCTCCATGGCTCCTCATAGAAAG GCGAGAACCAGAGAGAAGCGGAACGTGCAACTGAAGGAGCAGAGAAAAACAGGGAGAGTCGTTTGTGAGATGAAGGAACCTCCGAGGAAGCAACACCTCCTGTCACAGTCGCAACTTAATGCCCAtagccatcatcatcatcatcttgagTTGCCCATGAAGTTGAAGCCATCAAAACCCAAAGCTGTTGATGAAGATCTCTACAAGATccctcctcatcttcttcacacTACCAAGAGG AAAAAGGTGCTGGGATTTTTCTCAAGGTGTCTGGTCCCAGCTTGTACTGCCTAG
- the LOC115747725 gene encoding U-box domain-containing protein 2-like, with translation MAETEDPDGGPAKSPQELKSKVSRLLEMIAKEDECKLETVDEGISGGPLKIAKPTFRNKAVDNPGLEEDLTAIVLNLSIVDGNKELMEGNPFVISFLVGSLNSRTHRTRSIAAAALSKLLVLDSNRRLIGEAGAIGPLINVVRVGSILAIFNAASALFQLFHLTENVTNAIRARATSVILQRLEKRTCMDELVGLLVKLSGDQDTVEELRDIGDVPILLKVLGESIPERCKENCVVILEEICSYYPNTAKQIRNNWDACGLLFTLSTSSTATARAQRKATSIVKRIMNAAS, from the exons ATGGCAGAAACAGAGGACCCAGATGGAGGTCCGGCGAAGAGCCCTCAAGAGTTGAAGAGCAAAGTGTCCAGGCTACTGGAGATGATCGCTAAAGAAGACGAATGTAAGTTAGAGACCGTCGATGAG GGAATCTCAGGGGGCCCTTTAAAAATTGCCAAACCCACTTTCCGGAACAAGGCGGTAGATAATCCTGGTCTGGAAGAGGATTTGACTGCCATAGTTTTGAATCTCTCAATCGTCGATGGCAACAAGGAGCTAATGGAGGGCAATCCATTTGTCATATCGTTTCTAGTTGGGTCACTCAACTCCAGGACACATCGAACAAGAAGTATTGCTGCCGCGGCTCTGTCTAAACTATTGGTGCTCGATTCGAACAGGCGTCTGATTGGAGAAGCGGGAGCAATCGGTCCTCTGATCAATGTTGTCAGAGTAGGGAGCATTTTAGCTATCTTCAACGCTGCTTCTGCACTGTTCCAACTGTTTCATCTTACTGAGAATGTAACGAATGCCATTCGTGCACGAGCCACCAGTGTGATACTCCAGCGGTTAGAGAAACGCACCTGTATGGATGAATTGGTGGGTCTTCTTGTGAAATTGTCTGGTGATCAAGACACGGTTGAGGAGTTGAGGGACATTGGAGATGTTCCTATCTTGCTCAAGGTATTAGGGGAAAGCATACCCGAACGATGCAAAGAGAATTGTGTGGTTATTCTGGAGGAGATCTGTTCTTATTACCCGAACACTGCGAAGCAAATTAGGAACAACTGGGATGCCTGTGGTCTGCTCTTCACACTAAGCACGAGCAGCACAGCAACTGCAAGGGCTCAGAGGAAGGCTACTTCCATTGTTAAGAGAATCATGAATGCCGCATCATAG
- the LOC115747817 gene encoding methyl-CpG-binding protein 2-like isoform X2 has protein sequence MDEYYCRKSGQIPAFGDWDHANELPITQYFECARQPGLLRFSSSSGESDRARKSGDLYAVAAADEHKFSRSMAPHRKARTREKRNVQLKEQRKTGRVVCEMKEPPRKQHLLSQSQLNAHSHHHHHLELPMKLKPSKPKAVDEDLYKIPPHLLHTTKRKKVLGFFSRCLVPACTA, from the exons ATGGAT GAGTATTACTGTAGGAAGAGCGGGCAGATACCAGCATTTGGTGACTGGGACCATGCAAACGAGCTACCAATAACTCAGTACTTTGAGTGTGCAAGGCAACCTGGCTTGCTCCGATTCAGCTCTTCTTCCGGAGAATCTGATCGCGCTCGTAAGAGCGGGGACTTGTATGCGGTCGCTGCTGCTGATGAGCACAAGTTCTCTCGCTCCATGGCTCCTCATAGAAAG GCGAGAACCAGAGAGAAGCGGAACGTGCAACTGAAGGAGCAGAGAAAAACAGGGAGAGTCGTTTGTGAGATGAAGGAACCTCCGAGGAAGCAACACCTCCTGTCACAGTCGCAACTTAATGCCCAtagccatcatcatcatcatcttgagTTGCCCATGAAGTTGAAGCCATCAAAACCCAAAGCTGTTGATGAAGATCTCTACAAGATccctcctcatcttcttcacacTACCAAGAGG AAAAAGGTGCTGGGATTTTTCTCAAGGTGTCTGGTCCCAGCTTGTACTGCCTAG